In Geopsychrobacter electrodiphilus DSM 16401, a single window of DNA contains:
- the crcB gene encoding fluoride efflux transporter CrcB: MQLLLIGLFGGFGCVTRYLVSGWTYQVLGRALPYGTLVVNIGGSFLLGFLMTFGLRSTLIPSGLRVGLTIGFMGGFTTFSTFSFETLKLIEEGSFIQAGTNVILNVLLCLVFAAAGMMLARQI; encoded by the coding sequence ATGCAGTTGTTGCTGATCGGCTTATTTGGTGGTTTTGGTTGCGTAACACGCTATCTCGTCTCGGGCTGGACTTATCAGGTTTTAGGACGAGCTTTGCCTTATGGGACCCTTGTGGTTAATATCGGGGGGTCTTTTCTTCTTGGATTTTTGATGACCTTCGGTCTGCGAAGCACTTTGATCCCTTCAGGTCTCAGGGTTGGTTTAACCATCGGTTTTATGGGTGGGTTTACGACCTTTTCCACATTTTCTTTTGAGACCTTAAAGTTGATCGAAGAGGGGAGTTTCATACAGGCAGGTACCAATGTGATATTGAACGTCCTGCTTTGTCTTGTTTTTGCTGCAGCTGGAATGATGCTGGCTCGCCAGATATAA
- a CDS encoding TraB/GumN family protein, translating to MNTEIDNNQDQPTIVTLDGRQIILIGTAHISQESVDTVIRSIDEHRPDTVCVELDAQRYQALTNQKGWESLNIKEVIKKGQMPFLLANLALSSYQKKMGLQTGVKPGAELAAAAQTAEERGMQIELVDRNIRTTLLRTWRKAGYWNKMKVLAALIGSLFEKQELDEAQLAELRKGDTLSQMLEEMGKLLPSVKAILVDERDTYMAYHIRNAPGEKIVAVVGAAHLPGIIKNLQLEISAETIHEIGSIPPKTKLSKALPWLIPAAVIALFIGGFIYGDHQKLADAAIAWVLAHGLLSAVGALIAMGHPVTIISAFVAAPITALNPTIGAGFVTAFVQAFVAPPTVRDMEHIGDDLTTFKGWWSNRLARIMLVFFFSSLGSAAGTFVALGWLKNLV from the coding sequence GTGAATACCGAAATTGACAATAACCAGGACCAACCCACCATCGTCACCCTTGATGGTCGACAAATCATTCTGATTGGCACCGCGCATATTTCACAGGAATCAGTTGATACAGTCATCCGTTCTATCGATGAGCATCGCCCCGATACTGTCTGTGTAGAGCTTGATGCGCAGCGCTACCAGGCCCTGACCAATCAAAAAGGCTGGGAATCGCTCAACATCAAAGAAGTCATAAAAAAAGGACAAATGCCTTTTTTGCTCGCCAATTTGGCGCTATCAAGCTACCAGAAAAAGATGGGACTGCAAACCGGGGTCAAGCCTGGGGCGGAACTTGCGGCAGCAGCACAAACGGCTGAAGAACGTGGCATGCAAATCGAGTTGGTCGATAGAAACATCCGCACAACTTTATTGCGCACCTGGCGCAAGGCTGGATACTGGAACAAAATGAAGGTACTTGCCGCCCTGATCGGCAGCCTGTTCGAAAAGCAGGAACTTGACGAGGCTCAACTGGCCGAACTACGTAAGGGCGACACTTTGTCACAAATGCTTGAGGAGATGGGCAAACTACTGCCATCAGTCAAGGCCATCCTGGTGGATGAGCGCGACACCTATATGGCCTACCATATTCGCAATGCGCCAGGAGAAAAGATTGTTGCAGTTGTAGGCGCCGCCCACCTGCCAGGAATCATAAAAAATTTACAGCTCGAAATTTCAGCCGAAACAATACACGAAATCGGCTCAATTCCACCAAAAACCAAATTATCGAAGGCCCTCCCATGGCTGATTCCAGCGGCTGTCATTGCCCTTTTTATCGGTGGGTTTATCTACGGCGACCACCAGAAACTGGCTGACGCCGCTATCGCCTGGGTTCTTGCTCACGGCCTGCTCTCGGCAGTAGGCGCCCTGATCGCCATGGGCCATCCAGTGACCATCATCTCAGCCTTTGTCGCCGCACCAATCACAGCGCTGAACCCAACCATCGGTGCCGGCTTCGTTACCGCTTTCGTGCAGGCCTTTGTCGCTCCCCCAACAGTACGCGATATGGAACATATCGGCGACGACCTGACCACATTTAAAGGCTGGTGGAGTAACCGCTTGGCGCGCATCATGCTGGTATTTTTTTTCTCTTCACTTGGCTCGGCCGCCGGCACATTTGTCGCGCTCGGCTGGCTGAAGAATCTAGTCTAG